Proteins encoded together in one Cardiocondyla obscurior isolate alpha-2009 linkage group LG07, Cobs3.1, whole genome shotgun sequence window:
- the LOC139104328 gene encoding uncharacterized protein: MPKIMKKKCVMAKRVSLLRRMRHVRQDKINKKQEIENSEDRSEFSVSDVPGTSNELNNEDRREFSVLDVPVTSKELNACENDVNIINDLVTSPLAVSTCEIIHDNQKGNVIDIFNDDSDGSVLDVREYCINNIFDVANEPNLNENMEIDDDTMSLGSISNVSSEKIINNACQNNVKNIMINKNVENIENLENVENLDNSETEDIENIALHTDENIDVDRLNSIEINGRCIVDFGYVFAELQRLSCHWINECRLIDLCITKIKRHGLKTQYFVECRMCHFKDSFWSEPTNDKILDVNKGAVCGTILTGTGHTQLEELLTAVDVPCMSKTSYLDYHEQISEAFAIAVEEEMRVAGKEEKRLAIERGDLINDIPYIPVVTDGSWMKRSYRSGSYDSPSGAAVIMGYYTGKVLFVGIRNKYCVVCARAAKVNEKLH, translated from the exons ATGCCGAAGATTATGAAGAAGAAGTGTGTGATGGCGAAACGGGTATCTCTTTTACGAAGAATGCGCCACGTTCGACAGGataaaataaacaagaaaCAAGAAATCGAGAATTCCGAGGATAGAAGTGAATTCTCGGTGTCAGACGTTCCAGGTACGtcaaatgaattaaataacgaGGATAGGCGCGAATTCTCGGTATTAGACGTTCCAGTAACGTCAAAAGAATTAAACGCGTGCGAAAATGACGTAAACATTATTAATGATTTAGTGACATCGCCATTAGCTGTTTCTACTTGCGAAATAATACATGACAACCAAAAAGGAAATGTCATTGATATTTTCAATGACGATTCCGATGGGTCTGTGTTAGATGTTCGCGAATATTGcatcaataatatatttgatgtGGCAAACGAGCCAaatttaaacgaaaatatGGAAATAGATGATGATACGATGTCATTAGGATCAATTTCTAATGTTTCGTCtgaaaagattattaataacgcgtgtcagaataatgtaaaaaatataatgattaataaaaatgtagaaaatatagaaaatttagaaaacgTAGAAAATTTAGACAACAGTGAAACTGAAGATATAGAAAATATCGCTCTCCATACAGACGAGAACATCGACGTTGATCGTTTGAATTCTATAGAGATTAATGGACGATGTATCGTTGATTTTGGGTATGTTTTTGCTGAATTGCAAAGACTATCCTGTCACTGGATCAACGAATGTCGTCTTATTGATCTttgtataacaaaaataaaacgtcaCGGTCTCAAAACCCAATATTTTGTGGAATGTCGAATGTGTCACTTCAAAGATAGTTTTTGGAGTGAACCGACAAACGACAAAATATTGGACGTCAATAAAGGTGCCGTATGCGGTACCATTTTGACAGGGACTGGTCACACGCAGCTTGAAGAGCTTCTTACTGCTGTGGATGTTCCATGTATGAGTAAGACATCGTATTTAGATTATCACGAACAAATATCTGAAGCCTTTGCCATAGCTGTTGAAGAAGAAATGCGCGTAGCTggcaaagaagaaaaacgtttAGCAATAGAAAGAGGAGATCTGATTAATGATATTCCGTATATACCTGTGGTAACAGACGGTTCTTGGATGAAAAGATCCTATCGCAGTGGTAGTTATGATTCTCCATCCGGAGCTGCTGTTATTATGGGATATTATACGGgaaaagttttatttgtcGGAATTAGAAACAAATATTGTGTAGTTTGCGCAAGAGCCGCTAAAGTTAATGAAAAA CTCCACTAG
- the LOC139104329 gene encoding uncharacterized protein, which produces MAEERRAIPVPPYPGPPPPLPPLLPSALPPPSASPPPLPPLPPSALPPPLPPLPPSAPPAPAPAPLPPLLPPPPPLPSAPPAPAPVANFMAVSSYPGNVPSGYTYIVVRQPQPQSNFRTERRRRYRARRRDRRRASVEALPAPAPAPIPAPIPAPIPAPIPAPIPAPIPAPAPAPIPAPAPVSWVPAPGWPKNGKYDFVVHERPPEAVTVTLLDP; this is translated from the exons ATGGCAGAAGAGAGAAGAG cgATTCCAGTGCCGCCGTACCCGGGGCCGCCGCCACCGCTACCACCGCTGCTACCCTCGGCACTGCCGCCACCCTCGGCATCGCCGCCACCGCTACCACCGCTGCCACCCTCGGCATTGCCGCCACCGCTACCACCGCTGCCACCCTCGGCACCGCCGGCGCCAGCACCAGCACCGCTACCGCCGCTGCTaccaccgccaccgcctcTACCCTCAGCACCGCCGGCGCCGGCACCGGTGGCTAATTTCATGGCTGTTTCTTCGTACCCGGGGAACGTGCCCTCCGGGTACACGTACATAGTTGTACGCCAGCCGCAGCCGCAATcg AACTTCAGAACAGAACGGCGCCGGCGGTACAGGGCACGTCGCCGTGACAGGCGACGTGCTTCTGTAGAAGCTCTGCCGGCGCCGGCGCCGGCGCCGATTCCAGCACCGATTCCAGCACCGATTCCAGCACCGATTCCAGCACCGATACCAGCACCGATACCAGCACCAGCACCGGCACCGATTCCAGCACCAGCACCGGTATCCTGGGTACCGGCACCAGGATGG ccaaaaaatggaaaatacgaTTTCGTAGTTCACGAACGGCCGCCAGAGGCTGTTACTGTCACCCTACTGGACCCTTAA